One window from the genome of Eucalyptus grandis isolate ANBG69807.140 chromosome 7, ASM1654582v1, whole genome shotgun sequence encodes:
- the LOC120295877 gene encoding disease resistance protein At4g27190-like, producing the protein MIRNIMGALADNSNSVVGVYGMGGIGKSTLLEDVERKIREEESFDWVAKADVSENPDIKTIQGEIADALGLTDIKNKEIISGRAKLLHGRLKDEEREKKKVLIILDNLWEGLELKKVGIPCGYDNKVMGCKLLLTSRHRDVLRRDMGCDKDFSLGGLKDEEAKRLFEKTVGDKVHDDELKSWVNVALDKCAGVPFLIDAMAKRFKDAELYEWRNTLKNFEEFKDKETKYLINHMLQWSYDKLEEDVKSLLRLCVVYSISKPSLENLVRYGFGLGLFGEVSSMEEARDRLRLQIRTLQASSLLLDSEDVDGFKIHDLVCEFVTLVVSRDHPLLVLKDKDKSILELLKDKLNSCRAVCFPYVDMEELPQELDCPELQIFLFFTNKKSLKVPYSLFHSMRKLMVLNLTRIRLTCSPSSPFQFLENLHTLCLDSCSLDNVAILGELKRLQILSFVNSNIHRLPKEIGQLVELRLLELNHCPQLEIIEPGILQSLIKLEELYMKGSFNQWNTMDQTPPTNASLIELNHMKNLRTLHVSIPNSSVLPEDLNIEKLTKYEIKIGNVWGWLSKLKGLRTLEIKSDPLGNILQKGCIQSILGKTDNLLLEQLDASEQSICMLSQKGFPELKHLQVENSPFIHYILQSLSHIHFKMLESLILKNLINLEMICGSHISSKSFSTLKVVKVKSCDKMEVLFPLSVMRGLPRLEEIQVVSCKLMRTIIEADDCHKFELCNLHVLKLHDLPNIKNFFNVGSTLLSSTSYDQVSTQIAFFNGQHVAFPSLEALNIASLDNIEMIWDNQVAADSFHNLKSLYVDGCNKLVNLVPSCILGRLLSLEILMARRCGSLEVVCELQPLNLLDGHPIALPLKKLTVSELPKLKCVWDKKLHHQLKFQCLRSISISRCKSLSSLFPTSIAKDLMQLEVLKIDQCGIAKSSKRKMD; encoded by the exons ATGATACGGAACATCATGGGCGCTCTTGCCGACAACAGCAATAGTGTGGTCGGGGTTTATGGTATGGGCGGGATCGGCAAGTCCACTCTTTTAGAGGATgttgaaaggaaaataagagaAGAGGAGTCGTTTGATTGGGTCGCTAAGGCagacgtgtcggaaaatccagACATCAAGACGATTCAAGGAGAGATTGCGGACGCCTTGGGCCTTACTGATATAAAGAACAAAGAGATTATCAGCGGGCGAGCGAAACTTCTGCACGGGAGGTTGAAAGAcgaggagagggagaaaaagaaggtCCTCATAATACTGGACAACCTGTGGGAGGGGCTTGAGTTAAAAAAAGTTGGTATTCCTTGCGGATACGACAACAAAGTCATGGGTTGCAAGTTGTTGTTGACCTCAAGACATCGTGATGTTTTACGAAGGGATATGGGCTGCGATAAGGACTTTTCCCTTGGTGGGCTGAAGGATGAAGAGGCAAAAAGATTGTTTGAGAAGACTGTGGGAGACAAAGTTCATGATGACGAGCTCAAATCCTGGGTGAATGTAGCACTCGACAAATGTGCAGGTGTGCCTTTCCTAATTGATGCAATGGCGAAACGCTTTAAAGATGCTGAATTATATGAATGGAggaatactttgaaaaatttcgaggagtttaaagataaagaaaccaaatatttgataaatcatatGTTGCAATGGAGTTATGATAAATTGGAAGAGGATGTGAAGTCATTGTTACGACTTTGTGTTGTTTATAGTATCTCCAAGCCTTCTCTTGAAAATTTGGTGAGGTATGGTTTTGGTTTGGGGTTATTTGGAGAAGTTAGTAGCATGGAAGAAGCTAGAGATAGGTTGCGCTTGCAAATCCGTACTCTTCAAGCCTCCTCCCTTTTGTTAGATAGTGAAGATGTTGATGGTTTCAAAATACATGACTTGGTTTGTGAGTTTGTTACCTTGGTCGTCTCAAGAGATCACCCTCTTCTTgtgttgaaagataaagataagtCGATActagagttgttgaaggacaagcTCAATAGTTGTAGGGCAGTATGCTTTCCGTACGTTGACATGGAGGAGCTTCCTCAAGAGTTAGATTGCCCTGAATTgcaaatctttttgtttttcacaaacaagaaaTCTCTTAAGGTCCCATATTCATTATTTCACTCTATGAGGAAACTCATGGTCTTAAATCTTACTAGGATACGTCTCACTTGCTCCCCTTCGTCGCCATTTCAATTCTTGGAGAATTTACACACTCTATGTCTTGATAGTTGTTCATTAGATAATGTAGCCATTCTTGGCGAGCTAAAAAGGCTACAAATTCTCAGTTTTGTGAATTCAAATATTCATCGATTGCCAAAAGAAATTGGGCAACTAGTAGAGCTAAGGTTGTTAGAGTTAAACCATTGTCCACAACTTGAGATAATTGAACCGGGTATACTTCAAAGCTTGATCAAGTTGGAGGAGCTTTACATGAAGGGTAGCTTTAATCAATGGAATACCATGGACCAAACTCCACCAACTAATGCCAGTCTGATTGAGTTGAATCACATGAAGAATCTCCGCACTCTGCATGTGTCCATTCCTAATTCGAGTGTGCTTCCAGAGGATCTAAACATCGAGAAATTAACTAAGTATGAAATTAAAATAGGTAATGTGTGGGGTTGGTTGAGCAAGCTCAAAGGATTGAGGACATTGGAGATCAAGTCAGATCCACTAGGTAATATCCTTCAGAAAGGATGCATTCAAAGTATTTTGGGCAAAACTGACAATTTGCTTTTGGAGCAGTTGGATGCAAGTGAGCAAAGTATTTGCATGTTATCCCAAAAAGGTTTTCCAGAATTAAAGCATCTACAGGTCGAGAATAGTCCCTTTATCCATTACATCCTCCAATCGCTATCCCATATACATTTTAAGATGTTGGAATCGTTAATTCTCAAGAATCTCATCAACTTGGAGATGATATGCGGTAGCCACATCTCCTCCAAGTCCTTTAGTACATTAAAAGTAGTAAAAGTCAAAAGTTGTGACAAAATGGAAGTATTGTTTCCTCTTTCAGTGATGAGAGGACTTCCACGATTAGAAGAGATCCAAGTGGTGAGTTGCAAGTTAATGCGCACGATTATAGAAGCTGATGATTGTCACAAATTTGAGTTGTGTAATTTGCATGTATTGAAATTGCATGACTTGCCAAATATCAAGAACTTTTTCAACGTTGGGTCAACTCTTTTGAGTAGTACTTCATACGACCAAGTTAGCACTCAAATTGCATTCTTCAATGGGCAACAT GTTGCATTTCCTAGCTTGGAGGCATTAAATATCGCTAGCTTGGATAACATCGAGATGATATGGGACAATCAAGTTGCCGCAGATTCTTTCCATAATCTTAAATCCCTTTATGTGGATGGATGCAATAAGCTAGTGAACCTTGTTCCTTCTTGCATTCTAGGACGACTCTTGAGCCTAGAAATTTTGATGGCAAGAAGGTGTGGCTCGCTTGAAGTTGTTTGCGAACTTCAGCCACTGAATCTTTTAGATGGACATCCTATTGCTCTTCCATTAAAAAAACTTACGGTATCAGAATTACCAAAGCTAAAGTGTGTATGGGATAAGAAACTCCACCATCAACTTAAATTTCAATGTCTACGTTCTATTAGCATTTCTAGATGCAAGAGCCTTTCTTCTCTGTTTCCAACCTCAATAGCCAAAGATCTCATGCAGCTTGAGGTGTTGAAGATCGATCAATGTGGCATTGCAAAATCATCGAAAAGGAAGATGGACTAG
- the LOC120295878 gene encoding uncharacterized protein LOC120295878: protein MELDGLTRLRSFSSSGYTFMFPLLEDIIVTRCPNMKFFSQGPIETSKLKRVQVTKEKWFWAGNLNITIQNMFEEMGTFAGVEKMLLSDFPWLIGKWHSELNPIKSYWQLKSMVVDKCPSFVNAIPSKLMLVLDNLDYLQVRNCELLEEIFDLEGLEVVESTRILPQLQELDLVNLPKLGRLWNRDLQESICFDSLATLILYNCGNLGHAFTSSMAQCLANLCWMEIKECGQMEEVIVEEEGRSTKEKITFPKLEDEIEWLPNLTCFLSGKNNMLECPKLEVMIIAHCPKMESLIRQSHMEDDHGTPSFFTSQPPDLLPSSVVANGGVTGALIRLTLAMSKPSMAGFLCFVRLIVLQISKFGHP, encoded by the exons ATGGAGCTTGATGGGTTGACAAGGTTGAGAAGTTTCAGCTCAAGTGGATACACTTTCATGTTCCCGCTCTTGGAAGATATCATCGTGACTAGGTGTCCCAACATGAAGTTTTTCTCTCAAGGACCAATAGAGACATCAAAGTTAAAGAGAGTTCAAGTAACAAAGGAAAAGTGGTTTTGGGCGGGAAACCTCAACATCACCATCCAAAATATGTTTGAAGAAATG ggCACGTTTGCTGGAGTAGAGAAAATGCTGCTATCTGACTTCCCTTGGCTGATTGGAAAATGGCACAGTGAACTTAATCCCATCAAGTCGTATTGGCAATTAAAATCAATGGTGGTAGATAAATGTCCATCATTTGTTAATGCTATTCCATCCAAATTGATGCTTGTCCTAGACAATCTAGACTATTTGCAAGTGCGCAACTGCGAGTTGCTTgaagaaatatttgatttggaAGGGCTAGAGGTTGTGGAAAGCACTCGAATACTACCTCAGCTACAGGAATTGGACTTAGTCAATCTACCAAAATTAGGGCGACTGTGGAACAGAGATCTTCAAGAATCAATATGCTTCGATTCTCTAGCTACTCTCATCCTTTACAATTGCGGTAACTTGGGACATGCTTTTACTTCATCAATGGCTCAGTGCCTTGCCAATCTTTGTTGGATGGAAATAAAGGAGTGTGGTCAAATGGAAGAAGTGATCGTAGAGGAAGAAGGGCGAAGCACAAAGGAGAAGATTACATTCCCGAAGCTCGAAGATGAAATTGAATGGTTGCCCAATTTGACTTGTTTCCTTTCTGGAAAAAATAATATGCTAGAATGCCCCAAATTAGAAGTGATGATAATTGCCCATTGTCCTAAGATGGAAAGTTTGATTAGGCAATCTCATATGGAGGATGACCACGGCACCCCTTCATTTTTCACTTCCCAG CCGCCCGACCTTCTCCCCTCCTCCGTTGTCGCCAACGGCGGAGTCACTGGCGCTTTGATTAGGCTGACCCTCGCTATGTCCAAGCCGAGCATGGCCGGCTTCCTCTGTTTTGTCCGTCTCATCGTTCTACAGATCTCGAAATTTGGCCATCCATAG